Proteins from one Bos taurus isolate L1 Dominette 01449 registration number 42190680 breed Hereford chromosome 7, ARS-UCD2.0, whole genome shotgun sequence genomic window:
- the HOMER3 gene encoding homer protein homolog 3, protein MSTAREQPIFSTRAHVFQIDPATKRNWIPAGKHALTVSYFYDATRNVYRIISLGGAKAIINSTVTPNMTFTKTSQKFGQWADSRANTVYGLGFASEQHLTQFAEKFQEVKEAARLAREKSQDGGELTSPALGLTAHQVPPSPLVSTNGPGDEKLFRSQSADAPGPAERERLKKMLSEGSVGEVQWEAEFFALQDSNNKLAGALREANAAAAQWRQQLEAQRAEAERLRQRVAELEAQAAAEPASVSEKEGPSQSLEQLEALVETKDQEIQTLRSQTSGSREAADTEREETQQKVQDLETRNAELEHQLRATERSLEEARVERERARAEVGRAAQLLDVRLFELSELREGLARLAEGAP, encoded by the exons ATGTCCACAGCCAG GGAGCAGCCCATCTTCAGCACACGGGCACACGTGTTCCAGATCGACCCGGCCACCAAGCGGAACTGGATCCCCGCGGGCAAACACGCGCTCACTGTCTCCTACTTTTATGATGCCACCCGCAATGTCTACCGAATCATCAGCCTTGGGGGTGCCAAG GCCATCATCAACAGCACTGTCACTCCCAACATGACCTTTACCAAAACCTCCCAGAAGTTTGGACAGTGGGCAGACAGTCGCGCCAACACTGTCTATGGTCTTGGCTTTGCTTCTGAACAGCATCTGACTCAG TTTGCTGAGAAGTTCCAGGAAGTGAAGGAAGCAGCAAGGCTGGCACGGGAGAAATCTCAGGATGGAGGAGAGCTCACCAGTCCAGCGCTGGGGCTCACTGCCCACCAG GTGCCTCCGAGCCCCCTCGTCAGCACCAATGGCCCCGGCGATGAGAAGCTATTCCGCAGCCAGAGCGCGGATGCCCCGGGCCCCGCTGAACGCGAGCGGCTCAAAAAGATGCTGTCCGAAGG CTCCGTGGGCGAGGTGCAGTGGGAGGCCGAGTTCTTCGCGCTGCAGGACAGTAACAACAAGTTGGCCGGTGCCCTGCGAGAGGCCAACGCGGCCGCCGCCCAGTGGAGGCAGCAGCTGGAGGCCCAGCGCGCAGAGGCTGAGAGGCTGCGGCAGCGG GTGGCTGAGCTGGAAGCCCAGGCTGCGGCAGAGCCAGCTTCCGTCAGTGAGAAGGAGGGCCCCAGCCAGTCATTGGAGCAGCTGGAGGCACTAGTGGAAACCAAAGACCAG GAGATCCAGACGCTGAGGAGCCAGACTAGTGGGTCCCGTGAGGCCGCAGACACCGAACGTGAGGAGACACAGCAGAAGGTGCAG GACCTGGAAACCCGAAACGCAGAGCTGGAGCACCAGCTGCGGGCCACGGAGCGCAGCCTGGAGGAGGCCCGAGTCGAGCGGGAGCGGGCACGGGCCGAGGTGGGCCGGGCCGCGCAGCTGCTGGACGTCAGGCTGTTTGAGCTGAGCGAGCTGCGGGAGGGGCTGGCCCGCCTGGCCGAGGGCGCGCCCTGA
- the DDX49 gene encoding probable ATP-dependent RNA helicase DDX49: MAGFAELGLSSWLVEQCRQMGLKQPTPVQLGCIPAILEGRDCLGCAKTGSGKTAAFVLPILQKLSEDPYGIFCLVLTPTRELAYQIAEQFRVLGKPLGLKDCIIVGGLATNQPFFWEAQAPVRTVEQLDQRYLLVPEKVKDAYLVHLIQNFQDEHEDWSIIIFTNTCKTCQILCMMLRKFNFPTVALHSMMKQKERFAALAKFKSSIYRILIATDVASRGLDIPTVQVVINHNTPGLPKIYIHRVGRTARAGRQGQAITLVTQYDIHLVHAIEEQIKKKLEEFPVEEAQVLQILTQVNVVRRECEIKLEAANFDEKKEINKRKQMILEGKDPDLEAKRKAELAKIKQKNRRFKEKVEQTLQRQKASRTDRRGRPPRARPEASLSLAPAQGPA; this comes from the exons ATGGCAGGCTTCGCGGAGCTCGGGCTGTCTTCGTGGCTCGTGGAACAGTGTCGGCAGATGGGTTTGAAGCAGCCCACGCCCGTGCAGCTGGGCTGCATCCCCGCCATCCTGGAGG GTCGGGACTGCCTGGGCTGTGCCAAGACAGGCAGCGGCAAGACAGCAGCGTTTGTCCTGCCCATCTTGCAGAAGCTGTCTGAGGATCCCTATGGCATCTTCTGCCTCGTCCTGACACCCACCAG GGAGCTGGCCTATCAGATCGCAGAGCAGTTCCGGGTCCTGGGAAAGCCTCTGGGCTTGAAAGACTGCATCATCGTTGGC GGCCTGGCCACCAACCAGCCCTTCTTCTGGGAGGCTCAGGCCCC GGTGCGCACCGTGGAACAGCTGGACCAGCGCTACCTGTTAGTGCCTGAGAAGGTCAAGGATGCCTACCTGGTTCACCTGATCCAGAACTTCCAGGACGAGCACGAGGACTGGTCTATCATCATCTTCACCAACACATGCAA GACCTGCCAGATCCTATGCATGATGCTACGCAAGTTCAACTTCCCCACCGTGGCTCTGCATTCCATGATGAAACAG AAAGAACGCTTTGCCGCCCTGGCCAAGTTCAAGTCCAGCATCTACCGGATCCTGATTGCGACAGATGTAGCCTCCCG GGGCCTGGACATTCCCACTGTGCAGGTGGTCATCAACCATAACACCCCCGGACTCCCGAAGATCTACATCCACCGCGTTGGCCGGACAGCCCGCGCAG GGCGGCAGGGACAGGCCATCACGCTGGTGACGCAGTATGACATCCACCTGGTTCACGCCATCGAGGAGCAGATCA AAAAGAAGCTGGAGGAGTTCCCAGTGGAGGAAGCCCAGGTCCTACAGATCCTCACACAGGTCAACGTGGTGCGGAGGGAGTGTGAGATT AAACTGGAGGCTGCCAACTTCGATGAAAAGAAGGAGATTAACAAGCGGAAGCAGATGATTCTGGAGGGGAAG GACCCCGACCTGGAGGCGAAGCGCAAGGCTGAGCTGGCCAAGATCAAGCAGAAGAACCGGCGCTTTAAGGAGAAAGTGGAGCAGACACTGCAGCGGCAGAAGGCCAGCAGGACTGACCGCAGGGGGCGCCCACCCAGGGCCCGGCCTGAGGCCTCCTTGTCCCTAGCGCCCGCTCAGGGTCCAGCCTGA
- the DDX49 gene encoding probable ATP-dependent RNA helicase DDX49 isoform X1, which produces MAGFAELGLSSWLVEQCRQMGLKQPTPVQLGCIPAILEGRDCLGCAKTGSGKTAAFVLPILQKLSEDPYGIFCLVLTPTRELAYQIAEQFRVLGKPLGLKDCIIVGGMDMVAQALELSRKPHVVIATPGRLADHLRSSNTFSIKKIRFLVMDEADRLLEQGCTDFTVDLEVILAAVPARRQTLLFSATLTDTLRELQGLATNQPFFWEAQAPVRTVEQLDQRYLLVPEKVKDAYLVHLIQNFQDEHEDWSIIIFTNTCKTCQILCMMLRKFNFPTVALHSMMKQKERFAALAKFKSSIYRILIATDVASRGLDIPTVQVVINHNTPGLPKIYIHRVGRTARAGRQGQAITLVTQYDIHLVHAIEEQIKKKLEEFPVEEAQVLQILTQVNVVRRECEIKLEAANFDEKKEINKRKQMILEGKDPDLEAKRKAELAKIKQKNRRFKEKVEQTLQRQKASRTDRRGRPPRARPEASLSLAPAQGPA; this is translated from the exons ATGGCAGGCTTCGCGGAGCTCGGGCTGTCTTCGTGGCTCGTGGAACAGTGTCGGCAGATGGGTTTGAAGCAGCCCACGCCCGTGCAGCTGGGCTGCATCCCCGCCATCCTGGAGG GTCGGGACTGCCTGGGCTGTGCCAAGACAGGCAGCGGCAAGACAGCAGCGTTTGTCCTGCCCATCTTGCAGAAGCTGTCTGAGGATCCCTATGGCATCTTCTGCCTCGTCCTGACACCCACCAG GGAGCTGGCCTATCAGATCGCAGAGCAGTTCCGGGTCCTGGGAAAGCCTCTGGGCTTGAAAGACTGCATCATCGTTGGCGGCATGG ACATGGTGGCCCAGGCCCTGGAGCTTTCCCGGAAACCACACGTAGTCATTGCCACACCGGGGCGCCTGGCTGACCACCTCCGCAGCTCCAACACCTTCAGCATAAAGAAGATCCGCTTCCTG GTGATGGATGAGGCGGACCGGCTGTTGGAGCAGGGCTGCACTGACTTCACCGTCGACCTGGAGGTCATCCTGGCAGCCGTGCCCGCCCGCAGGCAGACGCTGCTCTTCAGCGCCACGCTGACCGACACACTGAGGGAGCTACAGGGCCTGGCCACCAACCAGCCCTTCTTCTGGGAGGCTCAGGCCCC GGTGCGCACCGTGGAACAGCTGGACCAGCGCTACCTGTTAGTGCCTGAGAAGGTCAAGGATGCCTACCTGGTTCACCTGATCCAGAACTTCCAGGACGAGCACGAGGACTGGTCTATCATCATCTTCACCAACACATGCAA GACCTGCCAGATCCTATGCATGATGCTACGCAAGTTCAACTTCCCCACCGTGGCTCTGCATTCCATGATGAAACAG AAAGAACGCTTTGCCGCCCTGGCCAAGTTCAAGTCCAGCATCTACCGGATCCTGATTGCGACAGATGTAGCCTCCCG GGGCCTGGACATTCCCACTGTGCAGGTGGTCATCAACCATAACACCCCCGGACTCCCGAAGATCTACATCCACCGCGTTGGCCGGACAGCCCGCGCAG GGCGGCAGGGACAGGCCATCACGCTGGTGACGCAGTATGACATCCACCTGGTTCACGCCATCGAGGAGCAGATCA AAAAGAAGCTGGAGGAGTTCCCAGTGGAGGAAGCCCAGGTCCTACAGATCCTCACACAGGTCAACGTGGTGCGGAGGGAGTGTGAGATT AAACTGGAGGCTGCCAACTTCGATGAAAAGAAGGAGATTAACAAGCGGAAGCAGATGATTCTGGAGGGGAAG GACCCCGACCTGGAGGCGAAGCGCAAGGCTGAGCTGGCCAAGATCAAGCAGAAGAACCGGCGCTTTAAGGAGAAAGTGGAGCAGACACTGCAGCGGCAGAAGGCCAGCAGGACTGACCGCAGGGGGCGCCCACCCAGGGCCCGGCCTGAGGCCTCCTTGTCCCTAGCGCCCGCTCAGGGTCCAGCCTGA